One window of Candidatus Dadabacteria bacterium genomic DNA carries:
- the yidD gene encoding membrane protein insertion efficiency factor YidD: MKEKLPVKFLVFLVKLYQKTVSPLLPSTCRFHPSCSAYSIEALREHGAVAGTWMTIRRILRCHPLSAGGYDPVAKKSDEGKK, encoded by the coding sequence ATGAAAGAAAAACTCCCGGTCAAGTTCCTCGTTTTTCTGGTAAAGCTCTACCAGAAGACAGTTTCTCCCCTGCTTCCCTCCACCTGCAGGTTTCACCCCAGCTGCTCGGCGTATTCAATCGAAGCGCTTAGAGAACACGGAGCCGTGGCGGGAACCTGGATGACCATAAGGAGAATACTGCGATGTCATCCCCTGAGCGCCGGGGGATACGATCCCGTAGCAAAGAAAAGTGATGAGGGTAAGAAGTGA
- the rnpA gene encoding ribonuclease P protein component, protein MEKVAFEQDSSFPAKFKVKASRDFRNILSEGTKTHSKNFILYAKPNSLGFPRLGVSVGKKASASAVRRNRMKRVLREVFRKNKPEFCSNDVVFIIKNDVSGKKFSELRSEIRKLADSLK, encoded by the coding sequence ATGGAAAAAGTAGCGTTCGAGCAAGACAGCTCGTTTCCCGCAAAATTCAAAGTAAAAGCATCCCGCGATTTTCGCAACATACTCTCAGAAGGCACTAAAACCCACTCGAAAAACTTCATACTCTACGCAAAGCCCAACTCACTCGGGTTTCCCCGCCTGGGAGTGTCCGTGGGCAAAAAAGCGTCGGCAAGCGCCGTCAGGAGAAACAGGATGAAAAGGGTGCTGAGGGAGGTTTTCAGAAAAAACAAGCCGGAGTTTTGCTCAAATGACGTTGTATTCATAATAAAAAACGACGTGTCGGGCAAGAAATTCTCTGAACTCCGCTCGGAAATAAGGAAACTCGCAGACAGCCTCAAATGA
- the rpmH gene encoding 50S ribosomal protein L34, whose product MKRTYQPHVKKRLRTHGFRARLSTRGGRSVLKRRTAKGRYVLTVGRWKK is encoded by the coding sequence ATGAAAAGGACTTATCAACCGCACGTAAAAAAGAGGCTCAGAACACACGGCTTCCGCGCAAGACTGAGCACGAGGGGAGGCAGGAGCGTACTCAAGAGAAGAACTGCCAAGGGAAGATACGTTCTCACGGTTGGGAGATGGAAAAAGTAG
- a CDS encoding OadG family transporter subunit, with protein sequence MILEGVKLMVIGMTIVFVFLLVLMLSVMLSAKLFKDSDARAPSDSGASKKSRKDVIPVIAAAVAAYRAKHAGDG encoded by the coding sequence ATGATCCTTGAAGGCGTAAAACTCATGGTCATTGGTATGACCATAGTATTTGTTTTCCTCCTTGTCCTGATGCTGAGCGTTATGCTGTCCGCGAAGCTTTTTAAAGACAGCGACGCGCGTGCGCCCTCGGATTCCGGGGCGTCCAAAAAATCCAGAAAGGACGTCATTCCGGTCATAGCCGCAGCAGTTGCAGCCTACAGGGCGAAGCATGCCGGCGACGGCTAG
- a CDS encoding biotin/lipoyl-binding protein: MKKILFQDTSFRDGFQSVFGARVLTEDFIPAVEAAREAGVTHFEAGGGARFQSLFLYCGESAFDMMDRFREAAGPDANLQTLARGINVVALSQQPKDMIDLHARMFKKHGITHIRNFDALNDVRNLEYSGQCIKNAGLHHQAVVTLMELPPGCKGAHDVDFYIDRLRKILDSGLPYDSICFKDASGTSNPQKIYETLKAARELVGENVILWVHTHETAAQGVNQYMAAINGGCDGICVARAPVSGGTSQPDLISMWNALKGTEYTLDVDINKVLEANSVFKECMSGYYFPPEALRVSSEVLLSPMPGGALTANTMMMRDTGTLDLYPQVIEAMSECVAKGGFGTSVTPVSQFYFQQAYANVTQGTWKKITDGYGNMVLGYFGRTPVEPDPEVVAIAEEQMGKPRFEGDPLDILEPGIPKATEILEKEGLPVTDENIFIVGALQTQGGNKGLDFLKGNFSVNVRKDKPEEQPQQTRGLGTSTASKVSGTGENFVITVDGRNYNVTVKEGSSEVASVTEAPAPKASSAMDEDSPDVVAVTASVPGNIYRVLVGTGEKIKENQTLIMLEAMKMETPVASPCDGEVVSIEVEQGQVVEAGQLILTILPS; the protein is encoded by the coding sequence ATGAAGAAAATCTTGTTTCAGGATACATCCTTTCGCGACGGGTTTCAGTCCGTTTTCGGTGCGAGGGTGCTTACAGAAGACTTCATCCCTGCGGTCGAAGCCGCCAGGGAAGCCGGAGTAACCCACTTCGAAGCTGGCGGCGGAGCCAGGTTCCAGAGCCTGTTTCTTTACTGCGGGGAATCCGCTTTTGATATGATGGACCGCTTCCGCGAGGCGGCGGGGCCGGATGCCAACCTGCAGACGCTTGCAAGGGGAATCAATGTTGTTGCCCTCTCCCAGCAGCCCAAGGACATGATAGATCTTCACGCGAGGATGTTCAAAAAGCACGGCATAACTCACATAAGGAACTTTGACGCCTTAAACGACGTAAGAAATCTTGAGTACTCGGGTCAGTGCATAAAAAACGCGGGTCTGCACCACCAGGCCGTTGTGACGCTCATGGAGCTTCCTCCGGGCTGCAAAGGAGCCCACGACGTAGACTTTTATATAGACAGATTGAGAAAAATACTCGATTCAGGGCTTCCCTATGATTCCATATGCTTCAAGGACGCTTCGGGAACCTCGAATCCCCAGAAGATTTACGAGACCCTGAAGGCCGCGAGGGAGCTTGTAGGAGAAAATGTAATCCTCTGGGTGCACACCCATGAGACGGCCGCCCAGGGAGTCAATCAGTACATGGCCGCCATAAACGGCGGGTGCGACGGGATCTGCGTCGCCAGAGCCCCCGTTTCAGGAGGAACTTCCCAGCCCGACCTTATATCCATGTGGAACGCCCTTAAGGGGACGGAATACACCTTGGATGTGGACATAAACAAGGTTCTCGAGGCAAATTCCGTGTTTAAGGAATGCATGTCCGGCTACTATTTTCCTCCTGAAGCTCTTCGGGTTTCTTCCGAAGTTCTCCTCTCTCCGATGCCCGGCGGAGCGCTTACCGCAAACACCATGATGATGAGAGACACGGGCACCCTCGATCTCTACCCGCAGGTGATCGAGGCTATGAGCGAATGTGTTGCGAAGGGAGGATTCGGGACATCGGTTACCCCGGTTTCCCAGTTCTATTTCCAGCAGGCCTACGCAAACGTCACTCAGGGGACCTGGAAAAAGATCACCGACGGTTACGGGAACATGGTGCTCGGCTACTTCGGACGCACGCCAGTCGAGCCGGATCCCGAAGTCGTGGCGATAGCGGAAGAGCAGATGGGCAAGCCCCGCTTTGAAGGCGACCCGCTCGACATACTCGAGCCCGGCATTCCAAAGGCAACCGAGATTCTCGAAAAAGAAGGACTTCCCGTCACCGATGAGAACATATTCATAGTCGGAGCGCTTCAGACCCAGGGCGGAAACAAGGGCCTTGACTTCCTCAAGGGGAATTTCAGCGTCAACGTAAGAAAAGACAAGCCTGAAGAGCAGCCTCAGCAGACACGCGGTCTCGGCACGAGCACAGCGTCTAAGGTTTCCGGCACCGGGGAGAACTTCGTGATTACGGTTGACGGGAGGAACTATAACGTAACCGTGAAGGAAGGAAGCTCGGAGGTTGCTTCGGTAACTGAAGCTCCCGCGCCTAAGGCATCCTCCGCGATGGACGAGGATTCTCCCGATGTTGTTGCCGTTACGGCGAGCGTGCCCGGCAACATTTACAGGGTGCTGGTCGGCACTGGGGAGAAGATAAAGGAGAATCAGACGCTGATCATGCTTGAAGCCATGAAGATGGAAACTCCTGTTGCCTCTCCGTGCGACGGGGAAGTGGTGTCCATCGAAGTTGAACAGGGACAGGTCGTCGAAGCCGGTCAGCTTATTCTGACCATCCTTCCCTCTTGA
- a CDS encoding sodium ion-translocating decarboxylase subunit beta encodes MFLMILVGFLLLYLGIAKKFEPLLLVTIAFGCILANIPLAGINEPGGVLYYVYDVGIKTGIFPLLIFMGVGALTDFGPLLANPKTVLLGGAAQFGIFSTLLGALVLAQYVPGIDFSLKDAASIGIIGSADGPTSIYISSQLSPRLLGAVSVAAYSYMALVPIIQPPIMKALTSPEERKIRMSQLRPVAKREKIMFPLIALTLCLLFLPSAAPLIGFFAFGNLMRECGVVDRLSDTTRNALINIVTIFLGLGVGSQLLASEFLSLETLGILLLGIVAFCIGTASGILMAKLMNVLSETKVNPLIGSAGVSAVPMAARVSQDMGAREDPQNVLLMHAMGPNVAGVVGSAVAAGVLLAVFQ; translated from the coding sequence ATGTTTCTGATGATCCTGGTAGGATTTCTTCTTCTCTACCTGGGGATTGCGAAGAAATTCGAACCTCTTCTCCTGGTTACCATAGCTTTCGGGTGCATACTGGCCAACATTCCGCTTGCGGGGATAAACGAGCCCGGCGGGGTGCTTTACTACGTGTATGATGTCGGCATAAAGACCGGTATTTTCCCTCTTCTGATATTCATGGGAGTGGGGGCGCTTACCGATTTCGGCCCGCTTCTGGCCAACCCGAAGACAGTTCTTCTGGGAGGCGCTGCGCAGTTCGGCATTTTCTCGACATTGCTCGGCGCGCTTGTACTTGCCCAGTACGTGCCCGGGATCGATTTTTCCCTAAAAGACGCGGCGTCGATAGGAATAATAGGGTCAGCGGACGGACCGACCTCTATTTACATTTCTTCGCAGCTCTCCCCCAGGCTTCTCGGTGCGGTCTCGGTCGCCGCGTATTCCTACATGGCTCTCGTGCCGATAATCCAGCCCCCGATAATGAAAGCTCTCACGTCCCCTGAAGAGAGAAAAATAAGGATGAGCCAGCTTCGTCCGGTGGCGAAAAGAGAAAAAATAATGTTTCCGCTGATTGCTCTTACCCTCTGCCTCCTTTTTCTTCCGTCCGCGGCGCCTCTGATAGGATTTTTCGCTTTCGGGAACCTGATGAGGGAGTGCGGGGTGGTCGACCGGCTCTCGGATACGACGAGAAACGCGCTTATCAACATAGTTACGATATTTCTCGGCCTCGGAGTCGGCTCGCAGCTTCTGGCCTCCGAGTTTCTCTCCCTTGAGACTCTTGGAATACTTCTTCTGGGGATCGTTGCCTTCTGCATAGGCACGGCCTCCGGGATTTTAATGGCCAAGCTTATGAATGTTCTCTCAGAAACCAAGGTCAATCCCCTGATCGGTTCGGCGGGGGTTTCGGCGGTTCCGATGGCTGCTCGCGTCTCTCAGGATATGGGGGCCAGGGAAGATCCCCAGAACGTGCTTCTGATGCATGCCATGGGTCCTAACGTGGCCGGGGTTGTGGGTTCGGCCGTAGCGGCAGGAGTGCTGCTTGCGGTTTTCCAGTAA
- a CDS encoding SDR family NAD(P)-dependent oxidoreductase: MRFKGRSAIITGGGTGIGEATALLLARNGARVLIAGRREEKLKELCDRAEEEGLSIEYKVCDVSVESDCAATVETAFREHGKVDILFNNAGIIFSCPLHEVETPRFQEIFDINVKGAFMMCKYAIPHMISAGRGFIVNNSSVVGLKGFAGLSAYSASKGALVQLTRSMALEYADKGLRINAVCPGGVWTPMFDSYLERAEDAEAAQAFMESLHPMGRLADPYEIAEAVLFLCDDKVMFNTGSMLSVDGGVIAK; this comes from the coding sequence ATGAGATTTAAAGGACGCTCGGCGATTATTACAGGAGGGGGAACCGGAATCGGGGAGGCAACTGCGCTTTTGCTGGCGCGAAACGGAGCCAGGGTTCTGATTGCCGGAAGAAGGGAAGAGAAGCTGAAAGAACTGTGTGACAGGGCGGAGGAAGAGGGGCTTTCTATAGAATACAAGGTCTGTGACGTTTCAGTCGAGAGCGACTGCGCGGCCACCGTGGAGACCGCTTTTCGCGAGCACGGAAAGGTTGACATTCTTTTTAACAACGCCGGCATAATTTTTTCCTGCCCCCTTCACGAAGTCGAGACCCCAAGGTTCCAGGAGATATTCGATATAAACGTGAAGGGAGCATTCATGATGTGCAAATACGCTATTCCTCACATGATCTCTGCGGGCAGGGGCTTTATCGTCAACAACTCTTCTGTTGTCGGGTTAAAGGGTTTCGCGGGACTTTCGGCCTACTCGGCCTCTAAGGGGGCCCTTGTTCAGTTAACAAGAAGCATGGCCCTTGAGTACGCGGACAAGGGACTCAGGATAAACGCTGTCTGTCCCGGCGGGGTCTGGACTCCGATGTTTGACTCCTATCTTGAGAGAGCAGAAGATGCCGAGGCGGCCCAGGCTTTCATGGAGTCTCTTCACCCCATGGGGCGGCTGGCCGACCCCTACGAAATAGCTGAAGCGGTTCTGTTTCTCTGCGATGACAAGGTCATGTTCAACACGGGCTCAATGCTTTCAGTCGACGGCGGTGTTATAGCCAAGTAA
- a CDS encoding Fur family transcriptional regulator has product MTKDFECAQESYAREILRENGLKSTAQRLAVVHVLHTSGKSLSVGEIHDGVKNMLGTTGLATIYRTLEMFEDLGIVKRLHFPDGSRGYAFSHGEHVHHMVCVECKGVFDFPECPVESFDYASVREQGFRVKDHFVQLFGQCVKCAEAA; this is encoded by the coding sequence ATGACAAAAGATTTTGAATGTGCTCAGGAATCGTATGCAAGGGAGATTCTGCGGGAAAATGGACTCAAGTCCACCGCCCAGCGCCTGGCCGTCGTTCATGTTCTTCACACGAGCGGAAAATCGCTTTCGGTCGGTGAAATACACGACGGGGTGAAGAATATGCTCGGCACGACGGGGCTTGCCACCATCTACAGGACCCTTGAGATGTTCGAGGATCTGGGCATCGTGAAGCGCCTTCATTTTCCCGACGGCAGTCGCGGTTACGCGTTCTCCCATGGCGAGCATGTTCATCATATGGTGTGCGTTGAGTGCAAGGGGGTTTTCGATTTTCCCGAGTGTCCGGTGGAGAGTTTTGATTACGCTTCGGTAAGAGAGCAGGGGTTTCGGGTAAAGGATCATTTCGTACAGCTTTTCGGCCAGTGCGTTAAGTGTGCGGAGGCGGCTTAA
- a CDS encoding MerC domain-containing protein yields MNQIRIQRLTDYTSISLAGICAIHCFFTPVALILFPVVGSTFVFEEIFHEMMLFLVIPASVIAMFLGCRRHKDFSVIMLGGVGLYFLLVGAFAATGYVESILTLIGAFIMISGHLRNFRLCRKYCCDH; encoded by the coding sequence ATGAACCAGATAAGAATTCAGAGACTCACCGATTACACTTCGATATCCCTTGCGGGCATCTGCGCCATCCACTGTTTTTTTACGCCGGTAGCTCTCATACTGTTCCCGGTCGTGGGTTCGACATTTGTGTTCGAAGAGATTTTTCACGAGATGATGCTTTTTCTGGTCATTCCAGCAAGCGTGATCGCCATGTTTCTCGGCTGCAGACGCCATAAGGATTTCAGCGTGATCATGCTGGGGGGCGTGGGACTCTATTTTCTCCTAGTCGGAGCTTTCGCCGCTACGGGCTACGTAGAATCGATTCTTACTCTTATCGGCGCTTTTATCATGATTTCCGGCCACCTGCGCAATTTCAGGCTTTGCAGGAAATACTGCTGCGACCACTGA
- the rpmG gene encoding 50S ribosomal protein L33, with product MGKSLNRVLVKMKSTESPYIYYTKKNKMNTPDRLELKKYDPVIRKHVVFKETK from the coding sequence ATGGGAAAGTCGTTAAACAGAGTACTTGTCAAGATGAAAAGCACCGAGAGTCCTTACATCTATTACACGAAGAAAAACAAGATGAATACTCCGGACCGCCTTGAACTGAAAAAGTACGACCCGGTGATAAGAAAGCATGTCGTCTTTAAGGAGACCAAGTAG
- the rpmB gene encoding 50S ribosomal protein L28: MARRCAITGKKPLFGNNVSHANNHVKRRQNPNLHWKRIYVPELDRYVRVRISARALRTITKKGLMPYLRDEGLTLRDITR; this comes from the coding sequence ATGGCACGTCGTTGCGCTATAACAGGAAAAAAGCCCCTTTTCGGAAACAATGTCTCCCACGCGAACAACCACGTTAAAAGACGCCAGAATCCGAACCTGCACTGGAAGAGAATCTACGTTCCCGAGCTAGACAGGTACGTGAGGGTAAGGATTTCCGCCCGCGCGCTTAGAACGATCACCAAAAAAGGCCTCATGCCTTACCTGAGAGACGAGGGGCTTACCCTGAGAGACATCACCCGCTGA
- a CDS encoding AEC family transporter, with protein sequence MTLSSIPELANIVLPAFLVIAAGFLFSRTKKIDISSINDLVVYVTTPCLIISSLSDFTMNPSVTAKLFLSISAVVFSTIIIGGALTKALRLDSRVYLPPVVFANTGNLGLPLCLFAFGQYGFNIAILCVVSTMLLHYTVGILILGSERNHLREIFRLPLIYATVAGIIINSVGIQIPVVIERPVALLGDITIPAMLFSLGYKLSEMKISRLWLSFFFGSARIFLGVILGALFVNIFGLKGVEAKVVILECAMPPAVFNFVLAEKYGTDSGTVASIIVAGTAVSLLVLPFVISYLVNY encoded by the coding sequence ATGACTCTTTCCTCCATCCCAGAACTTGCAAACATCGTCCTGCCGGCGTTTCTTGTAATCGCTGCCGGGTTTCTCTTCAGCAGAACGAAAAAAATAGACATATCCTCGATCAACGATCTCGTGGTTTACGTGACCACGCCGTGTCTGATAATCTCGTCTCTCTCGGATTTCACGATGAACCCGTCTGTGACGGCGAAGCTGTTTCTCTCGATATCGGCGGTCGTTTTCTCTACCATAATAATCGGCGGGGCGCTCACGAAAGCGCTTCGGCTTGACTCGAGGGTATATCTTCCCCCAGTGGTTTTTGCGAACACGGGAAACCTGGGTCTGCCCCTTTGTCTTTTCGCATTCGGACAGTACGGGTTCAACATCGCGATACTCTGCGTAGTTTCGACCATGCTGCTTCACTACACGGTGGGAATCCTGATTCTCGGCTCCGAGAGGAATCATTTGCGCGAGATATTCAGGCTTCCCCTTATATATGCCACCGTAGCCGGAATAATCATAAATTCGGTCGGCATTCAGATCCCTGTGGTTATCGAGAGGCCCGTAGCCCTTCTCGGGGATATCACCATACCCGCCATGCTCTTCTCCCTCGGATACAAACTCTCCGAGATGAAGATTTCAAGACTCTGGCTTTCCTTTTTCTTCGGCTCCGCCAGAATATTTCTCGGCGTAATTCTCGGAGCGCTGTTTGTAAACATATTCGGTCTTAAGGGAGTGGAGGCGAAAGTGGTTATCCTTGAGTGCGCAATGCCTCCCGCGGTTTTTAACTTCGTGCTCGCGGAGAAATACGGCACGGACTCCGGGACGGTCGCGTCAATCATAGTGGCCGGAACGGCGGTTTCACTTCTGGTTCTTCCTTTCGTTATTTCGTATCTGGTAAATTACTGA
- a CDS encoding ketoacyl-ACP synthase III, with the protein MNYAKIIGTGSSVPEAVLSNSDLEKMVDTSDEWITSRTGIKERRIADKNTAASDVAYGAAEKALRAAGVSPQQLDVIIVGTITPDFIFPSTGCILQSRLGAKKAYAFDLMAGCSGFLYALHVAEGIIKSGGAEKILAIGVDVLSKVTDFEDRSTCILFGDGAGAAVLTASDEPGILSSILSSDGNDWDLLYVPAGGSRTPIDEEVLKSREQYIKMKGNDVFKVAVKSMESVTVDAIAKANVSPKDIDLFVPHQANYRILEAVRKRLDFPEEKVFANLDKYGNTSGASIPLALDEAVRQGNVGEGSLVLFAAFGAGFTWGASVVKF; encoded by the coding sequence TTGAACTATGCCAAGATAATAGGAACCGGTTCTTCGGTTCCCGAGGCCGTACTTTCCAATTCAGATCTGGAGAAGATGGTCGATACTTCCGATGAGTGGATAACATCCAGAACTGGCATAAAGGAACGGAGAATCGCGGATAAAAACACTGCCGCCTCCGATGTTGCCTATGGAGCCGCCGAAAAAGCGCTGAGGGCGGCCGGCGTAAGCCCGCAGCAGCTCGACGTGATCATAGTCGGAACCATAACCCCGGATTTCATCTTTCCCTCAACCGGCTGCATTCTCCAGAGCCGCCTCGGAGCGAAAAAAGCTTATGCATTCGATCTCATGGCCGGCTGCTCGGGCTTTCTCTACGCACTTCACGTCGCCGAGGGAATAATAAAGTCGGGCGGCGCGGAGAAAATTCTCGCCATAGGAGTGGACGTTCTCTCGAAAGTCACCGACTTTGAGGATCGCTCAACCTGCATACTTTTCGGTGACGGGGCGGGCGCGGCGGTTCTCACCGCTTCGGACGAACCTGGAATTCTCTCCTCCATCCTCAGTTCGGACGGAAACGACTGGGACCTTCTCTATGTCCCGGCGGGAGGCTCGAGAACGCCGATTGACGAGGAAGTGCTAAAGAGCAGAGAGCAGTACATAAAAATGAAAGGAAACGACGTTTTCAAAGTCGCGGTCAAGAGCATGGAGTCTGTAACCGTGGACGCCATCGCCAAGGCAAACGTCTCTCCCAAGGACATTGATCTCTTCGTCCCGCACCAGGCGAACTACAGAATTCTTGAAGCCGTTAGAAAAAGGCTTGACTTCCCGGAGGAAAAAGTGTTCGCGAACCTCGACAAATACGGGAATACCTCAGGGGCATCCATTCCGCTAGCCCTTGACGAGGCGGTTCGCCAGGGAAATGTTGGAGAAGGAAGCCTTGTGCTGTTCGCGGCTTTCGGAGCCGGTTTTACCTGGGGCGCTTCGGTGGTAAAATTCTGA
- a CDS encoding cobalamin-binding protein has product MRICSLLPSSTEIVFALGLEDDLVAVTHECDYPPGVRGKPVVVNSVLEGKEKPSSAQIDEVISRSRAEGKSVYLIDSERLREIKPDLIITQGLCDVCAVAENEVTEVCEVLENSPEIISLDPATVGEIIDSILLLGEITGTAERATTLADSLNRRIEAVEKKLLNERCRPGVFCLEWLEPPYAAGHWVPEMVKIAGGEPLISKVGEPSFKTTWDEILESSPDYLILMPCGFDIEETLDRIEEVTGGVRQWHALRAVKKGHCYIVDANSYFSRSSPRVVDGIELLAGIIHSDIFPQRPKDNSVLNVKNHFYLQTFLG; this is encoded by the coding sequence ATGAGAATATGTTCGCTTCTTCCGAGTTCAACTGAGATAGTGTTTGCCCTCGGGCTTGAGGATGATCTGGTTGCTGTAACCCACGAATGCGACTATCCGCCCGGTGTTCGCGGAAAACCCGTGGTCGTAAACAGCGTTCTCGAAGGGAAGGAAAAACCCTCAAGTGCTCAAATAGACGAAGTTATAAGCAGAAGCCGCGCCGAGGGAAAAAGCGTATACCTGATAGACTCAGAGCGCCTCAGGGAGATAAAGCCGGACCTTATCATAACCCAGGGGCTTTGCGATGTATGCGCCGTGGCGGAAAACGAGGTGACGGAGGTATGCGAAGTTCTTGAGAACAGCCCCGAAATAATTTCTCTTGATCCTGCAACCGTAGGGGAAATAATAGACTCTATTCTGCTTCTCGGAGAAATCACCGGAACCGCGGAGAGGGCCACGACCCTGGCAGACAGTCTTAACAGAAGAATCGAGGCTGTCGAGAAGAAACTCCTAAATGAAAGATGCCGCCCCGGGGTCTTCTGCCTTGAGTGGCTTGAGCCTCCTTACGCGGCAGGACACTGGGTGCCGGAGATGGTAAAGATAGCGGGAGGAGAACCGCTGATCTCAAAGGTGGGAGAACCTTCGTTCAAGACAACCTGGGATGAAATACTCGAATCATCGCCTGACTATCTGATCCTGATGCCCTGCGGATTCGACATAGAGGAAACGCTTGACAGAATAGAGGAAGTGACCGGCGGGGTAAGGCAGTGGCACGCTCTGCGCGCAGTAAAAAAAGGTCATTGCTACATAGTGGACGCCAACTCTTACTTCAGCAGATCATCCCCAAGGGTTGTTGACGGAATTGAACTGCTGGCGGGGATAATACACTCCGATATATTCCCGCAACGACCGAAGGATAATTCAGTGCTGAACGTGAAAAATCATTTCTACCTTCAGACCTTTCTCGGCTAA